In one Oryzias latipes chromosome 13, ASM223467v1 genomic region, the following are encoded:
- the LOC101169130 gene encoding zona pellucida-like domain-containing protein 1, producing MKTMRLLIITLQLCLILQVKAQIPDACITSPTNRPPENADINVTCGTQYMDLSIFLCPMYQALYNESLMVVNNQLSNKLCFGKADWTVSPPVLRFRFPINDTDASACANAYKITDQTGSGIFADYSKVQYVNISGMVNSIDPSAGAITYRPQILYKFSCNYPMQYLLNNTQIGVSGVNIAIRDNNGSFISTLSMQLYQDPAYTQILTVPPTGLNLKTKIYVNVKATNLTDRFNLLLDRCYATTSPYPMLSTYYDLFVGCTRDAQTKIELNGVSQTARFSFEAFRFVEHKNLTVSTFYLHCATRLCEASNCASLLPACGTTQIRRRRAAEIVPTNTTITSPPIFVGKQSVGETQALPLYGAAAPPEIICSSPLLGSLLSLLLFSWLP from the exons ATGAAAACTATGAGACTGCTCATCATTACACTGCAGCTTTGCCTGATTTTACAGGTTAAAGCCCAAATACCAGATGCATGCATCACTAGCCCAACAAACAGACCCCCAG AAAATGCAGACATTAATGTAACTTGTGGGACCCAGTACATGGACCTGAGTATTTTCCTCTGTCCAATGTACCAAGCTCTTTACAACGAGTCCCTGATGGTTGTAAATAATCAGCTCAGTAACAAACTGTGCTTTGGGAAGGCTGACTGGACTGTGTCACCACCTGTTTTAAGATTCCGATTCCCCATCAATGACACCGACGCCTCAGCCTGCGCAAATGCGTACAAG attaCAGATCAGACTGGAAGTGGAATATTTGCAGACTATTCAAAAGTTCAGTATGTGAACATCTCTGGCATGGTGAATTCCATAGACCCCTCTGCAGGTGCGATCACCTATCGTCCACAGATTCTGTACAAGTTTTCGTGCAACTACCCTATGCAGTACCTTCTCAACAACACCCAAATCGGAGT ATCAGGTGTGAACATTGCCATACGGGACAACAATGGCAGCTTTATCAGCACACTGAGCATGCAGCTTTATCAG GATCCAGCCTACACACAGATTCTGACCGTTCCACCAACCGGACTCAACCTCAAGACCAAGATTTATGTTAATGTCAAAGCCACCAATCTCACAGACAG GTTTAACTTGCTGCTGGACAGGTGTTACGCCACAACCAGCCCCTATCCTATGCTGAGCACCTATTATGACCTGTTTGTGGG ATGTACCCGTGACGCGCAGACAAAGATAGAACTTAACGGGGTTTCACAGACGGCACGCTTCTCATTTGAGGCCTTCAGATTTGTGGAGCACAAGAACCTGACAGTTTCTACTTTCTACCTGCACTGTGCCACCAGACTGTGTGAGGCCTCCAACTGTGCCTCATTATTGCCA GCTTGTGGAACCACCCAaatcaggaggaggagggcagcAGAGATTGTGCCGACCAACACAACAATCACCTCTCCTCCCATATTTGTTGGCAAACAGAGTGTTG gagAGACTCAGGCGCTCCCTCTTTATGGAG cagctgctccacCTGAGATCATCTGCAGCAGTCCGCTGTTGGGCTCATTATTGTCATTACTGCTGTTTTCATGGCTGCCCTAA